Part of the Primulina eburnea isolate SZY01 unplaced genomic scaffold, ASM2296580v1 ctg241_ERROPOS200780, whole genome shotgun sequence genome is shown below.
AGACAAGTTTAAATTTGCACAAGCATTTatgacaaaaattaatcactagaaaaccaaaCAATTtacaaaaacctatcactaaTGATTAAGACTAAAATCATTTTCCTCAACacgttgaaaaaataaaaactttctAAAATATCCAACAGTAATAAAACATCAATTAAGAAAGCAAAAACGTAATGCCAAAAGAGGAGCCACGAAAACGGTCTTCAGCCAACTTCGTTACGGATGTTGTCTGCATATGTCCCCAACATTCAAGGCAACACGCGCAATCACCACTCTTCAAAACATCATGATCCTTGATGACTTATTTTTCTGATATTCACGGCATGCACAAGTGCGTATATGTATGTTCGTGTATCAAGAACCTCTTTACCAATGTCCTTACCTATTGCACAAAGAAAATAAGAGTTTAATTAGAAATaaactttttttaaatattaataccATATTTCATtaaatcattatcataaataGAATATCTAAAATATATTTACATAATTATCTCATTATCTTAGAAAGACAAAATCTAACAAGATATTATATGAAATCAAATTAACAAGGAAAAACTAATATTAAGGAAATCATTTAAATCTTATGAATTAAATCAATCAAATTTGGAATTATTATTTCTCTTCAATCCTATATTTAAAATAGGATTATATGAAGTTACACGTTGAgttaaaaaatgaatttaaaattacaaaactatttaaatattttttccaaactcatttctcaaaatattctttgtttttgtttttgtttttgtttttactaAGCTGTTTCTCAATATATTTCGCTAAAAATTTATATGAGACGATTTCACgcatcgtattttgtgagaagaatattttatttaattcatctatgaaaaaatattattttttattatgaatatcagtaAGATTGACTCGTGTCACATATAAAAGTCATATATTTCTTTTCAAATCGTGACAATGCCCCGGCGGGTAAAGGAATAACGATCGTCTCTTATTCAAGTATTAATAATTGTTTATCATTTGTGTATTTAGTATTCAGTTCAGTTTTTGCATTCGCTTGCTTTTGAGGAAaaattgaataataataattattatttttgatcaTATATAATTAGTCTAAttttaataaagaaaaaaaagtaagtatataaatatttataaatatgttAAGAATTAGATTATGTCAAAAGCGTGCTTTTAAAAATAGTTTCTTTGCCAAATATTATGTAATATAGCCTTTTATGATCCAATAATCCTAAAAAACctttctttattatttttccCTGTATCAAAAAATCTATAGCTTAatggaaaaaaaattcttttttaaaattattgaaataaaattagttcattacgcattatttctttttgtaaTAAACAATTGATGTTAGTAATAAATTTATATGGatacaaataataaaaaaataaatttataatattaataataatgagaattagttaaaataataataattaccgttatagtttaaaaataatgaatctgtaataaatatatataactaTAAAAACAAATCAAGTAATACAAAGATTTTAAAAAGATATTTTTGGAATTCAACATCATTGAGCACACACAATTCCTGttcattataaaaattattatatatatataaatataaatataatttaaaatataataatttaagaaaaaatataatttctaaTACCTAGTGCTATCTTCGATCCAAATCTTACTCTTTTACAATTTATTAAATGCACTTTTAGGTATCTCTATAATTGAAAATGATCGGAGGCCCAACATTTTGCTCATTTTTTAATAAAGTTTAAAAGCTTATTTGTATCTCAACTAGTTTAGTAAGTTtgtttaataaattataaatgaaattaaaagaatatttataaaataattttatagaaGTGTTTTTTACAAAgagatttatattttaaaagttgttttaataaaCAAATATGTCTAGAAAATTAttctataaaataatttttataattaaaaaataatatattttgttcTTCATTCTTGAAATCTATCAATTCACAAAACCTAACACATTCAAGTTTTattgatattaaaataaaatttgttatCGATTATATCAAACCTTAATTCTTTAGGTAGTGTTTGGTACGTCTGATAAAGTAAGTTTGTTAACTTTTGTCCATCCTAAtccgttgctttgttcatttttaAACAAACCCACCCAATCCCCCATCCAATGGACTGAATTACACTAGGTTGGCTTAAATAAACCCATACCCCAAGCCATTATTATTAGTCATGCATTTTATCATACGTGTCTTTACCTATTTTACCCTTTGATCCAACCCAAAAAGCTGAACACAACTGTCTTCCCCCCAACTCAGAAGCAACGTACGAAGGAAGCTAGGACTTTGGCGTACGTATTCCGTGCTTGCTTTGAAATTTTCGGAAATCAGGTGCTCTTACTTGTTGGAAATGTTGCTGGAAATTTCCCACAACAAAACAGTGCTGGAAATGTTGGAGATCGAATTTCCTTACCCACAATAATATTTCGGTCCGCGATTTGCTTTCGATCTTCACGGAAATCTACGATGCGGAAGCGAAATTTTAACCCTACAGATGTTTGATTCACTCGACACGCATCAGAACCCACAAATTTTGGGGCAGATTTCGTTGATATATGGGGAGCCTTTTAGTTTGCATAAATGCTAGGGTTGTCTTGGAAGATGTAATGTGAAGGTTCAGTACTCAAAGGAAATGGGAGGTAGTGATAGAAACGTGGGTCtcattttagtattttcataaaatatttggaAGGGTATATTTGGTAGTTGAAACTTTATTGACTAGTTTATCACACCATTTAAAATCAAACCAAACAAGTCAATGTTTTCAGCACACAATACGAACTTGTAAATAATCATTTCTCTTATCATTTACGTGCCAATCATTCAATAATCTTATCACTTGAACCAAACTACTTGCATAAATTTTAAAGTTGTGGGCATTTCTCCGGACCGAGCCGACCCACTAAAGCCTGCTCGTCTTCGAAGCCCCCATGGCGGCCGCCATCTTCCTCAGCACAAATTTCTGTATTTTTCCGGTGGAGGTTTTTGGAAGCTCATCCACAAAAACTACCGTCTTCGGCACCATGAAGCGCGGCAGTTTCTCTCTGCAAAAGGCTATGACGTCGCTCTCCGTCGGCTTTTGTTTGACACCCTCCTTGAAGCTGACAAACGCACACGGCGTCTCGCCCCAGAACTTGTCCGGCCGCGCCACCACCGCCGCCTCTTTCACATCCTGGTACATGTACAACACGGACTCCACTTCCACGCTGCTCAGATTTTCTCCACCGCTGATTATTACGTCCTTTGATCTGTCTTTTATTTCTAAGTACCCGTCTGGGTGCATCACCCCGACATCGCCGGTGAAGAACCAGCCGTTTTTCATGGATTTCGATGTGTTTTCGGGATCTCTAAGGTATCCCAACATTATGCATCCACCCCTTAACACGATTTCACCTAGAGTTTTTCCATCTCGAGCCACGCTCTTCCCTGATTGAGGATCGATTACATCCACCTCCGCCATTCCTACGGTTCTCACTCCCTGTCTAGCTTTCAGCCGGGCCCGTTCCGCCGCTGGAAATCTGTTCCAGTTCTGCTTCCACGAGCAACAAACGACTAGCCCTCCGGTCTCCGTCAGGCCATATCCATGACATACCACAAATCCGAGTGACTCAGTTTTAGCAAGCACCGCTGCAGGAGGAGGAGCGCCGGCGGTCAGAATATGAACAGTCCTTTCCAGTGGCTTTTCATCTGGAACGTTCGACAGCATGTTGAGCACCACCGGCGCCCCACACATGTGGGTCACGTTGTGTTGGCGTATGTTGGCGTAGATAACGGAAGCGTCGAATTTGCGGAGGCAGATATTGGTTCCGCCGACTGCAGCCATGCCCCAGGTGTAGCTCCACCCGTTGGCGTGAAACATGGGCAGAGTCCACATGTAAACAGGCTCTTTCGGAACGGACCACTCAAGCAATGAATCCATGGCGACAATGAATGTTCCCCGATGACTGTGGACGACTCCTTTCGGCGTAGAGGTTGTTCCCGACGTGTAGTTCAAAGTCAATGGATCGTATTCAGATTTGGGACGAACCCAATTGAAATCTGAACTACCCATTGACATCATATGTTCATAACTACCATGAAAATCCCCTTTCGCTATCGGATATTCCGACTCACCTTCAGTGATAATCACAAGCAAGAGACGCCGATAATCACCCGGGAACAGTGTCACCGCTTCAAGAACCAAAGATACCGATTGATGATCGACGAAAACAAGCTTTGGTCGAGCATGGCGGAACAGGACAGAAACCGTACGGGAATCAAGACGCAGGTTGATGGTGTTGAGCACTGCGCCGGCCATGGGTATGGCGAAATGAAGCTCATACATGGCCGGGATATTCGGAGCCACCACAGAGACCACGTCTCCCGGAATGATGCCTAAGGAACAAATCGAGGACGCCATTTTCAAGCATCTGCGATAGGTTTGAGACCATGTGTAGGAGATGGAGTTGTAAACGATGGAAGGGCAATCAGCGTAGACTGTGGCGGCTCTCTCAAGGAAGCCAATCGGCGTCAGAGGGCTGGAATTCGCAGGGCTGGGCTTCAGTTGATCCATGAATCTGTGGAACTGGAGATGGAGACGTTGGACTTGGGATACTACTATACTATTCTAATCTTCATAAGAGCATTGAGATTCGTCTTTGTAATTTAATTAGGTGCAAAGTTCAACCAATAatcatattatttattcattattatattatatttgggtATATGTTGTAATAACTGTATATATCTTAATatgatcaattttttttttttaaaaaaaaatcaattatacTTCATTTGTAACTAACGGGTGGATAATATCAGTTGAAGTTAATAAATCTAGTTTTACTAGTTTATTTAGTGAACTATAATTTACATGCCTCAAACGATCCTACCATATATGAATTATTGATTTTCCCAAGTACCGAATCACTCGTTCATAACAATATTTACTATGTTTATTCGAGGCTACCTCATTTCAATGCTCTCTAAGTTGGGTTGGGACGAAATTATTTGAAGTTGTGGTTGCTAAATTCATAGTTTCGATTATTTAGgtgaattttaaaataaaccatTGGTAAACCATATAAATGCAATGATAATTATGATGAATTAGAAATAGGGGTGACAATTTCCTTCGAACTCGATGAAGAATCCGATACTCGACTCGAATGGAGGAGGGTATGAAGATGATTTTTTACCCgattaaataaatgaataatGAGTATGGGGAATTTCGGGTATGAGGATGGATGCAGATATTAAAGAATCATGATCATAGTCGATATGAATACtcgattaaattaattaattatatatatatgatttttcgGTAATGATGTCaattataatatgtttttttaaatgatattagttgtatgaaatgaaaaaaattattagtataTAGTTGATGCAATTTTGTTAAATAATGATgttaagataatttttttttgtaatattttattatttttctataatgtttaatttgttaatttttaCATTTTTTCTTATGATTATCAATAATTTAGTAGATGTTCATAGGTTACTCGTAATAATTTAAATACGAAAAAATACAATTACGTGTGGTAATATGATATTTGGATAGAAAATGAGTATTCAATCCTCTGACAAATATGAGAATAATGACGgatgataaaaaatatattcataTCCAATTCATTATACTCCCTAATTTGAAATACGCCCAAGATGTATTTCatttaaaatcgaaaatttacATATCTTCTAAAATCAATTCCTTTCATTCATCACAAATAAAATTCATGGAAGCACTTAAAATGAGACACATATAATTTTTGCACgtgcataaaaaatattttgttatgGGTTGTATGCCTTAAGGTAGACatagatattattttaaaataatatcaaaataaTATCCTATTTGTATATTAAATCTAAATGTCTCGGAAAATGGTAAATCTAATTCCAGACTTCATTTCTATCCACGCGAGTGTCGTGACTCATTCCAGGTCGATTATTCTTATCTGGCGACAGCGACTAGATCAGATGAAATTGCTTATAAATTTCTCTCGCTATGTATCTTCCCGAAAATCTCAGCGTAGCAAGAACCCAATATCGATGTTGAGGCCAATTATCTCTGCTACCTTTCCCGCTTCGTCAATGGCGGAGGATTCAAATCAAAGGTTTTCGATGTCTACTTCGACACCGCTGGACAAGCATTGTTCTCAGAATTGGGTGAGCAGAGTAAATTATCGCAATGGCTCCAGCTCTATCGGTAGACTTTCCAGCTTCAGGTAATCGTTAAATTTAGGAACTTcgaatcatgatttttctgcaTTGATTTAAGCCGCCATGGGGACGAACCCTAGATTTAAATCGGTAGACTTGCCAGCTTCAGGTAATCGTTAATCGctaaatctcataacacctggGAAATTGTGATTTTAATCGTAATAAATTTGATGGTTATGTTCAGTTTCAGAATATAATCAGATGTTTATCCATAACTGttaaaattttgtttatagtAAGTGGGTATGTGTATTAATTCGGGTTTTGGACAGCTTTGCGTGAAATTACTTAATATTCCAAACTATATTAACATTGGATTTTGAATTTTGTGCCatgtattaatttattaattcgttTGCGGTGAAAGTTCCTAACCTTATCTTTGCATTTATTTTTTCCTCGTTTGCGTGGAATTCCTTTGGTGTTAGGATATGATTGACTTAGTTGTAGATATATTTGCTCAATCCAATCAATTTTTTAAGTACATTGTTTTCCCTTTATACCATTTCATTGTCtcaatctaattttttttttgggtagaAAATCTCACTTGATCTACTTTATTTATCATTAACGGTGACTATCACTGAATATCATAAAGTTTATCCTTATCTAATTTATTCAAAAATGATTTCACGTTTTCCAAGACTTAGTTGATAGaggtatatttttaaaaaggaaaaaaggaaaaatgttaatTAATGTAGAACTGAACTATATATATGTGGAACAATCGAAAAAGGAAATGAAACCTATATAATTAGGGCCAATTCTATCCTACTCCAGGTGAGGCACCCTCCTTTACTTTTTTTCTTACAcatgtctttttttttattattattattacatttcACTCTACTTTAACCAAAAATCAACCAAACTAATTTTGTTTCATGCATATAATATgtgttatattattattattattattctcaaattttaaaacttaatattttatatttaaaaattacgtgaaatttttatttgatagtaAAATTTTTACGTTTgaggtttgagatttttatttctattatttttatttttgtgctAGAATCATATAGattgttaaaaatcaatattttaaaatttaattattatagaaAATTCTATGTTCTACCCATTTATAAACGCTAATAAAATTATTGCAGCTATTTTTAAATGCTagacatatatatattatttagtgaCAAAGAGTACCTCACCTGGAGTATGATAGAATTGGCCTATAATTAGGATGAGGGAGCATGTATTATTGATTTGTGAAATTACCCTTCCACGTCGTTTATTATAATCGAATAAGGATCGTGTTTCGGAAGTTAAATTATTTTCCTTTTCTTACTAAATATTTCCAAAATAATCTAGCATCTGATTTATAAATATGACATTGACTGTATTTTGCATTGTCTTGTGTAGTATAAAGCTGTTTGCACAAAATTTGTGTAGATGCGCGCGTGTCAGGTGCAAATGCACCAATTTGTGTGGAAAAAATGAAACTAACGTCTAAGATTTCAAACTAAATGAATAACAAATTTGAATATTTGTTATTTTGTTATAGTCTCCCAAGCTAATATGTACAAAATATAAATGATTGAAAGGTCTAATAAAAGATATACAATAGTGATCCATTAGATTGTGGAATATATATGTTTCAGTATTGGCATAGCAAATGGAAACAGAAGCATGCAGGAGCACTCTGCAGGTGTTCCAACGTCGGTGCCTGTTCGTGTGGCGCGTGAACTTCTCCTAGCAGGCCATCGTTATATTGATGTTAGGTGATCTTTAATTAGACTTCAATCAGCCTGCACTTATATAGCTTAAAGAACATTTTGATCAAACAAGTGAGATATTTTGTGTTACAAtacaaaaatttgtaaaatttaTGGCTTGAATTCGTGTAGGACTGCCGAGGAGTTTAGCACTGGACATGTTTCTGGTGCTATCAATGTCCCTTTCTTGCTAAGAGTTGGACCAGGTTAAAGTAACACACGAGctagtgcaatttttgaaaaGCTGGATAAGGTAGTCATAGGGTTTATTTGATCTGGTAAAGTTCCTCGACTAACTTGTTTGAATCACTATAATAGGCATGACTCATAATCCCAAATTTTTGGAGGAAGTGTTGTCTCATTGTGGAAAAGATGATGAAATCCTCGTTGTAAGTTCTTTAATTTCGTCTAGCTTTTGGATCGAGACATTTGAAATCGGGAATTTTAAATCCTTTTTATCATAATTTCGTTCTAATTGTTTGGATTGTTTTGATATGGGGAGACATC
Proteins encoded:
- the LOC140820872 gene encoding thiosulfate sulfurtransferase 16, chloroplastic-like isoform X1, yielding MKLLINFSRYVSSRKSQRSKNPISMLRPIISATFPASSMAEDSNQRFSMSTSTPLDKHCSQNWVSRVNYRNGSSSIGRLSSFSIGIANGNRSMQEHSAGVPTSVPVRVARELLLAGHRYIDVRTAEEFSTGHVSGAINVPFLLRVGPGMTHNPKFLEEVLSHCGKDDEILVGCQLGKRSLMAATELLSAGFSGVTDMAGGYAAWVQNGLPTES
- the LOC140820872 gene encoding thiosulfate sulfurtransferase 16, chloroplastic-like isoform X2, which encodes MKLLINFSRYVSSRKSQRSKNPISMLRPIISATFPASSMAEDSNQRFSMSTSTPLDKHCSQNWVSRVNYRNGSSSIGRLSSFRTAEEFSTGHVSGAINVPFLLRVGPGMTHNPKFLEEVLSHCGKDDEILVGCQLGKRSLMAATELLSAGFSGVTDMAGGYAAWVQNGLPTES
- the LOC140820878 gene encoding 2-methylpropanoate--CoA ligase CCL4-like, whose translation is MDQLKPSPANSSPLTPIGFLERAATVYADCPSIVYNSISYTWSQTYRRCLKMASSICSLGIIPGDVVSVVAPNIPAMYELHFAIPMAGAVLNTINLRLDSRTVSVLFRHARPKLVFVDHQSVSLVLEAVTLFPGDYRRLLLVIITEGESEYPIAKGDFHGSYEHMMSMGSSDFNWVRPKSEYDPLTLNYTSGTTSTPKGVVHSHRGTFIVAMDSLLEWSVPKEPVYMWTLPMFHANGWSYTWGMAAVGGTNICLRKFDASVIYANIRQHNVTHMCGAPVVLNMLSNVPDEKPLERTVHILTAGAPPPAAVLAKTESLGFVVCHGYGLTETGGLVVCCSWKQNWNRFPAAERARLKARQGVRTVGMAEVDVIDPQSGKSVARDGKTLGEIVLRGGCIMLGYLRDPENTSKSMKNGWFFTGDVGVMHPDGYLEIKDRSKDVIISGGENLSSVEVESVLYMYQDVKEAAVVARPDKFWGETPCAFVSFKEGVKQKPTESDVIAFCREKLPRFMVPKTVVFVDELPKTSTGKIQKFVLRKMAAAMGASKTSRL